The genome window GAAGATGCTCATCGAGCCGTACTTGCCTTCGAAACGGGTGACGAAGTCCTTCGCCGCCGGGACGTCCTTGAGGGATGGGGTGATACTGGTGACGTAGGCCCCTTCCAGGGCGGCCCCGCCGGCCTTGGCGAACTGGTCGGGTTCATACAGACCGTCGCCGCCCATCACCCCGGCGGTGATCCCGAGAGCCCGCATCTGCTTGGCGATCATCGCCCCCTGGGCCGGGTCGGGGATGGCCAGGAAAACAAGGTCCGCGCCGAAAGCCTTGACCCGCCCGAGGATGGGCGAGAACTCCTTGTCATCGGCGGCGATCTGCCCGCGGTCGACCGTCACCGATCCAAGCTTGGCGAAGGTCGCCGCGACCTGGTCGGCCAGCCCCTGACCATAGGTGCTCTTGTCGTCAATGATGTAGACCTTCTTCGCCTTTACCTGGTCGACGATGAACTTCGCGGCCGCCGGACCCTGCTGGTCGTCGCGCGGGCAGACCCGGTGCATGACCTTATAGCCGCCTTCGGTGAGGCTCGGGTTGGTGGCCGACTGAGAGATGATCGCCAGACCGGCCCGCTCGTAGACGGGCAGCGAGGAGTTGACGGCGCCGCTGTTCATCGGACCGATCACGCCGACCACGTTCTTGTCGGCGGCCAGCTTCTCCGCGGCCAGGGTGGCCTTGGCCGGCTCGGCGCCGTCATCGGCCACGACCACCTCGACCTTGACCCCCTTGAGACGACCCGAGGCGTTGAACTCGTCGACAGCCATGTTTATGGCGTTGAGTGAGTCCTGTCCGATCTTGGACAGCGAGCCGGTGAACGGCCCCGCCGCCCCGATCTTGATCGTCGCCGGCCCCCGCGAGCAGCCGGCCAGCCCGGCCGAAGCGGTCAGGACCAGCGACGCGGACAAGACCGCGGTCATGGCCGGGCGAACGATCTCGAAGGTCCTCTTGGTGAACTGTGCGAACATCGGCAACCCCTCCAAGGTTGAGATTTGGCGGCAGAACCGCGGTGCGGCCCCGCCGAGGGAAAGCAAAAAGCCTCCATCCCCAAAACTGGGGACGGAGGCTTCCTTCCGCGGTGCCACCCCGATTGACGCCCAAACCCTTCAGGGCGCGAGTCTCGAAATCAGTAATCCCGAGGCTCGGCAGGGCGTCCTCTTTGACGGGTACGAACATACCCGCTCCCTTGTCACGGTGGGAGCTCCGGCTAGAACCCTAACGGCCGAAGGCCATCGGGTCGCGGCTCACGGGCCCATTCGACTCGCCCACTCGCGCCGGTCTCCCACTGCCACCGGCTCGCTTTGCCGAGCTACCGCGGGTCTACTCGCCCCGTTCATCGCCTTTGTCGCTATTGCTTGTAATCCTACCCCAGGACTCGGGAGCTGTCAAGGGGACATTTCTCGCCTTCACCCGTTGACGGCCCGGTGGGCCAGGGCCACGG of Bacillota bacterium contains these proteins:
- a CDS encoding branched-chain amino acid ABC transporter substrate-binding protein — translated: MFAQFTKRTFEIVRPAMTAVLSASLVLTASAGLAGCSRGPATIKIGAAGPFTGSLSKIGQDSLNAINMAVDEFNASGRLKGVKVEVVVADDGAEPAKATLAAEKLAADKNVVGVIGPMNSGAVNSSLPVYERAGLAIISQSATNPSLTEGGYKVMHRVCPRDDQQGPAAAKFIVDQVKAKKVYIIDDKSTYGQGLADQVAATFAKLGSVTVDRGQIAADDKEFSPILGRVKAFGADLVFLAIPDPAQGAMIAKQMRALGITAGVMGGDGLYEPDQFAKAGGAALEGAYVTSITPSLKDVPAAKDFVTRFEGKYGSMSIFAGQSYEATNILLKAIADAAAAKGGKVTRADVLPLVHGTVNYMGILGQPIGFNDKGDLSGGSIFIFQVKNGAFNFVGRAGD